One genomic segment of Amycolatopsis granulosa includes these proteins:
- the aroQ gene encoding type II 3-dehydroquinate dehydratase: MKVFVLNGPNLGRLGTREPGVYGSTTHAELAELCVKTGGELGIEVEVRQTDHEGEMIGWLHEAADGGNPVVLNAGAWTHYSIAVRDAAAQLTAPLIELHISNVHKREQFRHHSVLSDIATAVIAGLGVDGYPLALRWLAANAG, translated from the coding sequence GTGAAGGTGTTCGTGCTCAACGGCCCCAACCTGGGCCGCCTCGGCACGCGCGAGCCCGGCGTCTACGGCTCCACCACCCACGCCGAGCTCGCGGAGCTGTGCGTCAAGACCGGCGGCGAGCTCGGCATCGAGGTCGAGGTGCGGCAGACCGACCACGAGGGCGAGATGATCGGCTGGCTGCACGAGGCCGCCGACGGTGGTAACCCCGTGGTGCTCAACGCCGGCGCCTGGACGCACTACTCGATCGCCGTGCGCGACGCGGCCGCCCAGCTCACCGCGCCGCTGATCGAGCTGCACATCTCCAACGTGCACAAACGCGAGCAGTTCCGGCACCACAGCGTGCTCTCCGACATCGCCACCGCCGTGATCGCCGGGCTGGGCGTCGACGGCTACCCGCTCGCCCTGCGCTGGCTCGCGGCCAACGCGGGATGA
- the aroC gene encoding chorismate synthase, with protein MGLRWITAGESHGPALAAVLEGMVAGVEVTTADVSEQLARRRLGFGRSPRMGFETDHIEFLGGVRHGVTQGGPVAVHIENAEWPKWEKVMSADPVDPAELEGLARNEPLTRPRPGHADLPGMQKYGFDEARPVLERASARETASRTALGTVARNFLRQLLGAEIVSHVVSIGGAAAPDGPLPGPGDLAAVDASPVRAFGQEATDAMIAEVDAVRQAGDTVGGVIEVIAYGLPPGLGSHVHWDRRLDARLAGALMGVQAMKGVEVGDGFTTARRWGSQAHDEIDRGTGPVGVTRRSNRAGGLEGGITNGEPVRVRVAMKPISTVPRALSTVDVKTGEPAVAIHQRSDVCAVPRAGVVLESVVALVLADAALEKFGGDSLAETKRNAESYLAALEERWTSHPAS; from the coding sequence GTGGGACTGCGCTGGATAACCGCTGGTGAATCGCACGGCCCGGCTCTCGCTGCCGTGCTCGAAGGGATGGTGGCCGGGGTCGAGGTCACCACCGCCGACGTGAGCGAGCAGCTCGCCCGCCGGCGGCTCGGGTTCGGCCGCAGCCCCCGCATGGGCTTCGAGACCGACCACATCGAGTTCCTCGGCGGCGTCCGGCACGGCGTCACCCAGGGCGGGCCGGTCGCGGTGCACATCGAGAACGCCGAATGGCCCAAGTGGGAAAAGGTCATGTCGGCCGACCCGGTCGACCCGGCCGAGCTCGAGGGCCTGGCCCGCAACGAGCCGCTCACCCGCCCCCGGCCCGGGCACGCCGACCTGCCCGGCATGCAGAAGTACGGCTTCGACGAGGCCCGCCCGGTCCTGGAGCGTGCCAGTGCCCGGGAAACGGCCTCCCGCACGGCGCTGGGCACCGTCGCGCGGAACTTCCTCCGTCAGCTGCTCGGCGCGGAAATCGTCAGCCACGTGGTGTCCATCGGCGGCGCCGCCGCCCCCGACGGGCCGCTGCCCGGGCCCGGCGACCTCGCGGCCGTCGACGCCTCGCCGGTCCGCGCCTTCGGCCAGGAGGCCACCGACGCGATGATCGCCGAGGTCGACGCCGTGCGCCAGGCCGGCGACACCGTCGGTGGCGTCATCGAGGTCATCGCGTACGGCCTGCCGCCCGGGCTGGGCTCCCACGTCCACTGGGACCGCCGCCTCGACGCGCGTCTGGCCGGCGCGCTCATGGGCGTCCAGGCCATGAAGGGCGTCGAGGTCGGCGACGGCTTCACCACCGCCCGCCGCTGGGGCAGCCAGGCCCACGACGAGATCGACCGGGGCACCGGCCCGGTCGGCGTCACCCGCCGCTCCAACCGGGCCGGCGGTCTGGAAGGCGGCATCACCAACGGCGAGCCCGTCCGCGTGCGGGTCGCCATGAAGCCGATCTCCACCGTCCCCCGCGCACTGTCCACAGTGGACGTCAAGACCGGTGAACCGGCCGTGGCGATCCACCAGCGTTCCGACGTGTGCGCGGTGCCGCGCGCCGGTGTCGTCCTGGAATCCGTTGTGGCGCTGGTGCTCGCCGATGCGGCACTGGAGAAGTTCGGCGGCGACTCGCTGGCCGAGACCAAGCGCAACGCCGAGTCCTACCTCGCTGCCCTGGAGGAACGGTGGACCAGCCACCCTGCATCGTGA
- the efp gene encoding elongation factor P — translation MATTNDLKNGLVLNLDGQLWSVVNFQHVKPGKGGAFVRTTLKHVLSGKVVDKTFNAGTKVDTATVDRRTMTYLYNDGSDYVFMDGETYDQITVPRETVGDGANYLLENTEVQVAMHEGVALYVELPTSVELVIQHTDPGLQGDRSTGGTKPATLETGAEIQVPLFLSTGEKVKVDTRDGRYLGRA, via the coding sequence GTGGCCACCACCAACGACCTGAAGAACGGCCTGGTGCTGAACCTCGACGGACAGCTGTGGTCCGTCGTGAACTTCCAGCACGTCAAGCCGGGTAAGGGCGGTGCGTTCGTGCGCACCACGCTCAAGCACGTGCTGTCCGGCAAGGTGGTGGACAAGACCTTCAACGCGGGCACCAAGGTCGACACCGCGACCGTCGACCGGCGCACCATGACCTACCTGTACAACGACGGGTCCGACTACGTCTTCATGGACGGCGAGACCTACGACCAGATCACGGTGCCGCGGGAGACGGTCGGCGACGGCGCGAACTACCTGCTGGAGAACACCGAGGTCCAGGTCGCCATGCACGAGGGCGTGGCGCTCTACGTCGAGCTGCCGACCTCGGTCGAGCTGGTCATCCAGCACACCGACCCGGGCCTGCAGGGCGACCGTTCCACCGGCGGCACCAAGCCGGCCACGCTGGAGACCGGCGCCGAGATCCAGGTGCCGTTGTTCCTGAGCACCGGCGAGAAGGTCAAGGTCGACACCCGCGACGGCCGTTACCTGGGCAGGGCCTAG
- the aroB gene encoding 3-dehydroquinate synthase: MTDPVRIEVRTARPYPVIIGRGLLGELTEAVKDASGVAIIHQPTLAATAEAVRDELIAAGLDAHRVEIPDAEDGKDLSVAGFCWEVLGRIGLDRQGVVVGLGGGAVTDLAGFVAATWMRGVRLVNVPSTLLGMVDAAVGGKTGINTDAGKNLVGVFHEPSAVLVDLATLETLPRHELVAGMAEVVKAGFIADPRILELIEAGPEAATDPAGEILGELVHRSIQVKADVVAADLRESDLREILNYGHTLAHAIERRERYRWRHGAAVSVGLVFAAELARLAGRLDDATADRHARILETLGLPTKYDPDALPQLLESMRKDKKTRSGVLRFVVLDGLAKPGRLEGPDPALLAAAYSAVAGPRQSEGGSVLL, encoded by the coding sequence GTGACCGATCCGGTCCGGATCGAGGTCCGCACCGCCCGCCCGTACCCGGTGATCATCGGCCGTGGCCTGCTCGGTGAGCTCACCGAGGCGGTCAAGGACGCCTCCGGCGTCGCGATCATCCACCAGCCCACGCTGGCCGCCACCGCCGAGGCCGTGCGCGACGAGCTCATCGCCGCCGGGCTCGACGCGCACCGCGTCGAGATCCCGGACGCCGAGGACGGCAAGGACCTGTCCGTCGCCGGGTTCTGCTGGGAGGTCCTCGGCCGCATCGGCCTGGACCGCCAGGGCGTCGTCGTCGGCCTGGGCGGGGGAGCGGTCACCGACCTCGCCGGGTTCGTCGCCGCCACCTGGATGCGCGGCGTGCGGCTGGTCAACGTGCCCAGCACGCTGCTCGGCATGGTCGACGCCGCGGTCGGCGGCAAGACCGGCATCAACACCGACGCGGGCAAGAACCTGGTCGGCGTCTTCCACGAGCCCAGCGCCGTCCTGGTCGACCTCGCGACCCTGGAAACCCTGCCCCGCCACGAACTCGTCGCCGGCATGGCCGAGGTCGTCAAGGCCGGGTTCATCGCCGATCCGCGCATCCTCGAGCTCATCGAAGCCGGCCCGGAAGCCGCCACCGACCCCGCCGGCGAGATCCTCGGCGAGCTGGTGCACCGGTCCATCCAGGTCAAGGCCGACGTGGTGGCCGCCGACCTGCGGGAATCCGATCTGCGGGAGATCCTCAACTACGGCCACACGCTCGCCCACGCCATCGAACGCCGCGAACGCTACCGCTGGCGCCACGGCGCGGCCGTCAGCGTCGGCCTGGTGTTCGCCGCCGAGCTGGCGCGCCTGGCCGGCCGGCTCGACGACGCCACCGCCGACCGGCACGCGCGCATCCTGGAGACGCTCGGCCTGCCGACCAAGTACGACCCGGACGCGCTGCCCCAGCTGCTGGAGTCCATGCGCAAGGACAAGAAGACCCGCTCCGGTGTGCTGCGGTTCGTCGTGCTCGACGGGCTGGCCAAGCCGGGCCGGCTGGAAGGCCCGGACCCGGCGCTGCTCGCCGCCGCCTACTCGGCCGTGGCCGGTCCCCGGCAGTCCGAGGGCGGGAGCGTGCTGCTGTGA
- a CDS encoding beta-xylosidase — protein sequence MRRVLGGTLAAVLAVSALAGCAGSVPPQAEGAGHGVIGGARPDTTTTAPADVALETASPRESPGVVGAGGPGAPYNYGPTVMADGATNRMWWCSQYPGSPPPGDDILYAESGSLDGPFTGPGGAVPPAVLSGDPGQFDGVHTCDPSVIRVGGTYYLYYTGAAGDHALGNAIGLATSTDGITWRRANGGGPIVGPAHDTHRDNLYGAGQPAAVYLDGWFYLMFTDTTGLAAGWNGAGQFVLRSKDPTFAGGIEALGEAGFAPVASTAAPRTKSVADAFSADLMWIDALNAWAIAHETADGTTITFWDRDFTRGPYRPVLVPGAWREGPGLVRRPDGHAPVSAADPCGRVPLDVVRATATGEAGAPTDLRRFGLDVVGVPGCADPRRALTVLDGFAMPSPVRTMDLVVAGQVVRVDRRSVAQQLAGHVLDTRLDVLDQFPVAARLESGTRALTAAGLGVGFLLDDGRLYPVRRVDAVAANGSAVEDVSPAQWRGFPAGPALG from the coding sequence ATGCGCAGGGTGCTCGGCGGAACGCTCGCCGCGGTGCTGGCCGTCAGCGCGCTGGCCGGGTGCGCCGGCAGCGTGCCACCGCAGGCCGAGGGCGCCGGGCACGGCGTGATCGGCGGCGCCCGGCCGGACACCACCACGACCGCACCCGCCGACGTCGCGCTCGAGACCGCCTCGCCGCGCGAGAGCCCCGGTGTCGTGGGCGCGGGCGGACCCGGCGCGCCCTACAACTACGGCCCGACCGTGATGGCCGACGGCGCCACCAACCGGATGTGGTGGTGCAGCCAGTACCCCGGCTCGCCGCCGCCGGGCGACGACATCCTCTACGCCGAATCCGGGTCGCTGGACGGGCCGTTCACCGGCCCCGGCGGCGCGGTGCCGCCCGCCGTGCTGTCCGGCGACCCCGGACAGTTCGACGGCGTGCACACCTGCGATCCGTCGGTGATCCGGGTCGGCGGGACCTACTACCTGTACTACACCGGCGCGGCCGGCGACCACGCGCTCGGCAACGCGATCGGCCTCGCCACCAGCACCGACGGGATCACCTGGCGGCGCGCGAACGGCGGCGGTCCGATCGTCGGCCCGGCCCACGACACCCACCGCGACAACCTCTACGGCGCCGGCCAGCCCGCCGCGGTGTACCTCGACGGCTGGTTCTACCTGATGTTCACCGATACCACGGGCCTCGCCGCGGGCTGGAACGGCGCGGGCCAGTTCGTGCTGCGGTCGAAGGACCCCACCTTCGCCGGTGGTATCGAGGCGCTCGGGGAGGCCGGCTTCGCCCCGGTGGCGAGCACCGCCGCGCCGCGCACCAAGTCCGTGGCCGACGCGTTCAGCGCGGACCTGATGTGGATCGACGCGCTGAACGCGTGGGCGATCGCGCACGAGACCGCGGACGGCACCACGATCACCTTCTGGGACCGCGACTTCACCCGCGGGCCGTACCGGCCGGTGCTCGTCCCGGGCGCCTGGCGGGAGGGTCCCGGCCTGGTCCGGCGGCCGGACGGGCACGCCCCCGTCTCGGCGGCGGACCCGTGCGGGCGGGTGCCGCTCGACGTGGTCCGCGCGACCGCGACCGGGGAGGCCGGCGCGCCCACCGATCTGCGCCGGTTCGGGCTGGACGTCGTGGGCGTGCCCGGGTGCGCGGACCCGCGCCGCGCGCTGACCGTCCTGGACGGCTTCGCGATGCCGTCCCCGGTGCGGACCATGGATCTGGTCGTCGCCGGACAGGTCGTGCGCGTCGACCGCCGCTCGGTGGCGCAGCAGCTGGCCGGGCACGTGCTGGACACGCGGCTGGACGTGCTGGACCAGTTCCCGGTCGCGGCACGGCTGGAGTCGGGCACGCGTGCGCTGACGGCGGCCGGGCTCGGCGTCGGCTTCCTGCTCGACGACGGCCGCCTCTACCCGGTGCGGCGGGTCGACGCGGTGGCCGCGAACGGCTCCGCCGTCGAGGACGTCTCACCCGCGCAGTGGCGCGGCTTCCCGGCCGGGCCCGCGCTGGGCTGA
- a CDS encoding GNAT family N-acetyltransferase, which translates to MTVPDLRTARLRLRGLHAADTEAIVRIFADPEMSRFLATDLSDPARCRASVARRLSYAGPDGTGHWVVEREGEVIGLAHLRPSTELSGDLVETGYFLDPAHGGQGLATEAADALLRHAFAALGLPAVWALIHQSNVASRKLVHRLGFTDVGGGEHYGGPHRVFVALPAATGQWHHVELWVPDLARAEDSFGWLLTELGWREHQRWRDGVSWKLGAGYLVVEQSPALTGAVHDRCAPGLNHVALHAGSPERVGELAQAALAHGWRPLFAERYPHAGGADHYAAYLENADGFEVELVADWPRFTRPG; encoded by the coding sequence ATGACCGTCCCGGACCTCCGAACCGCCCGGCTGCGGCTGCGGGGCCTCCACGCCGCTGACACCGAAGCGATCGTCCGGATCTTCGCCGACCCGGAGATGAGCCGCTTCCTGGCCACCGACCTCAGCGACCCGGCGCGATGCCGGGCCTCGGTCGCGCGGCGCCTGTCCTACGCCGGGCCGGACGGCACCGGCCACTGGGTCGTCGAACGCGAGGGCGAGGTCATCGGCCTGGCGCACCTGCGGCCGTCCACCGAGCTGTCCGGGGATCTCGTGGAGACCGGCTACTTCCTCGACCCCGCCCACGGTGGCCAGGGCCTGGCCACCGAAGCGGCCGACGCGCTGCTGCGCCACGCCTTCGCGGCCCTCGGGCTGCCCGCCGTGTGGGCGCTCATCCACCAGTCCAATGTGGCCAGCCGGAAACTGGTGCACCGCCTGGGTTTCACCGATGTCGGCGGCGGCGAGCACTACGGCGGCCCGCACCGCGTGTTCGTCGCGCTGCCGGCCGCGACCGGGCAGTGGCACCACGTCGAGCTGTGGGTGCCCGACCTCGCGCGCGCCGAGGACAGCTTCGGCTGGCTGCTCACCGAACTCGGCTGGCGGGAGCACCAGCGCTGGCGCGACGGCGTGAGCTGGAAACTCGGCGCGGGGTACCTCGTGGTCGAACAGTCCCCGGCGCTCACCGGTGCCGTGCACGACCGTTGCGCGCCGGGTCTCAACCACGTGGCGCTGCACGCCGGTTCGCCGGAGCGGGTCGGCGAACTGGCCCAGGCCGCGCTCGCCCACGGCTGGCGGCCGTTGTTCGCCGAGCGCTACCCGCACGCCGGCGGTGCTGATCATTACGCCGCGTATCTGGAGAACGCCGACGGCTTCGAAGTCGAACTGGTCGCCGACTGGCCGCGTTTCACTCGACCGGGTTAG
- a CDS encoding shikimate kinase produces the protein MIAGPPGSGKSTIGPLLAERLGVPFRDSDDDIIARTGRAIADIFAEDGEPAFRVLEEEVIAEALAAHHGVLSVGGGAVLAEGTRKRLRGHPVVFLNVGFATGVQRVGLSTARPLLAGVNPRATYRSLLEARLPVYREIATLEVQTDDRSPAQIVDAIARELALEEAQ, from the coding sequence GTGATCGCCGGGCCGCCCGGGTCCGGCAAGAGCACGATCGGGCCGCTGCTCGCCGAACGCCTGGGCGTGCCGTTCCGCGACAGCGACGACGACATCATCGCCCGCACCGGCCGCGCCATCGCCGACATCTTCGCCGAGGACGGCGAACCGGCCTTCCGCGTCCTGGAAGAAGAAGTGATCGCCGAGGCGCTGGCCGCGCACCACGGGGTGCTGTCGGTCGGCGGCGGCGCCGTGCTCGCCGAGGGCACCCGGAAACGCCTGCGCGGCCACCCGGTCGTGTTCCTCAACGTCGGCTTCGCCACCGGCGTCCAGCGCGTCGGCCTGTCCACCGCGCGGCCGCTGCTCGCCGGGGTCAACCCGCGCGCCACCTACCGCTCGCTGCTCGAGGCGCGGTTGCCGGTCTACCGCGAGATCGCCACCCTCGAGGTGCAGACCGACGACCGCAGCCCGGCCCAGATCGTCGACGCCATCGCCCGCGAACTAGCCCTGGAGGAAGCGCAGTGA
- a CDS encoding sigma-70 family RNA polymerase sigma factor, whose protein sequence is MRALHADHAAALWSYALRLTGGDRARAEDVVQETLLRAWKHPRVLDQTQGSARAWLFTVARRIAIDDWRSAAHRSEVTTDSPPERAAPDDTDRALQGWLVAEALRELSVAHREVLLLCYFQGFSVADAAERLGISPGTVKSRTHYGLRALKLALEEKGVTR, encoded by the coding sequence ATGCGGGCGCTGCACGCCGACCACGCGGCCGCGCTCTGGTCCTATGCGCTGCGGCTCACCGGGGGCGACCGCGCCCGGGCCGAGGACGTCGTGCAGGAGACGCTGCTGCGGGCCTGGAAGCACCCGCGGGTGCTGGACCAGACGCAGGGGTCGGCGCGGGCGTGGCTGTTCACGGTGGCGCGCCGGATCGCCATCGACGACTGGCGGTCGGCGGCGCACCGGTCGGAGGTGACCACGGACTCGCCGCCGGAACGCGCCGCGCCGGACGACACGGACCGGGCGTTGCAGGGGTGGCTGGTCGCCGAGGCGCTGCGGGAGCTGTCCGTGGCCCACCGCGAGGTGCTGTTGCTGTGTTACTTCCAGGGCTTCTCGGTCGCCGACGCGGCCGAGCGGCTCGGGATTTCGCCCGGGACGGTCAAGTCCCGGACGCACTACGGACTGCGGGCGTTGAAGCTCGCGCTGGAGGAGAAGGGGGTGACCCGGTGA
- a CDS encoding M24 family metallopeptidase: MPDLHASRRDALRTVLNESGVDALLVTDLLNVRYLTGFTGSNAALLVHGAGEDRTVFCTDGRYTTQAAAEVPDLERVIERESAQALLARAAGDAAAYRRTGFESQHVSVEAHDAYTRVAEGVELTRAPGLVERLRLVKDETEIEALRMACAAADRALAGLLEHGGLRAGRTERDVARDLENRMLDHGSSGPSFDTIVAAGPNSAIPHHRPADRPLRSGDLVKLDFGATVDGYHSDMTRTVVLGRPAGWQEDLYELVRRAQETGLEAALAGQAVADVDRAARHVIEHAGHGDAFSHGLGHGVGLEVHEAPRLAKNVAGTLAVGMTVTVEPGVYLAGRGGVRIEDTLVVRDADPELLTLSSKELVVV, from the coding sequence GTGCCCGACCTCCACGCCTCCCGGCGCGACGCCCTGCGCACGGTGCTCAACGAGTCCGGCGTCGACGCGTTGCTCGTCACCGACCTGCTCAACGTCCGCTACCTCACCGGCTTCACCGGCTCCAACGCCGCGCTGCTGGTGCACGGCGCGGGTGAGGACCGCACCGTGTTCTGCACCGACGGCCGCTACACCACGCAGGCCGCGGCCGAGGTGCCGGACCTGGAGCGGGTCATCGAGCGGGAGAGCGCCCAGGCTCTGCTGGCGCGCGCCGCGGGCGACGCGGCCGCCTACCGGCGCACCGGTTTCGAGAGCCAGCACGTCAGCGTCGAGGCGCACGACGCCTACACCCGGGTCGCCGAGGGAGTCGAGCTGACCCGCGCGCCCGGCCTGGTCGAGCGGTTGCGGCTGGTCAAGGACGAGACCGAGATCGAGGCGCTGCGGATGGCGTGCGCGGCCGCCGACCGCGCGCTGGCCGGGCTGCTCGAGCACGGCGGCCTGCGGGCCGGCCGCACCGAACGGGACGTGGCGCGCGATCTGGAGAACCGCATGCTCGACCACGGCTCGTCCGGGCCGTCGTTCGACACCATCGTCGCGGCGGGGCCGAACTCGGCGATCCCGCACCACCGGCCCGCCGACCGCCCGCTGCGCAGCGGGGACCTCGTCAAGCTGGACTTCGGGGCGACCGTCGACGGTTACCACTCCGACATGACCCGCACGGTCGTGCTCGGCCGCCCCGCCGGCTGGCAGGAAGACCTGTACGAGCTGGTCCGCCGCGCCCAGGAGACCGGCCTGGAGGCGGCGCTGGCCGGGCAGGCGGTCGCCGACGTCGACCGGGCCGCCCGGCACGTCATCGAGCACGCCGGGCACGGTGACGCCTTCTCGCACGGCCTCGGGCACGGTGTCGGCCTGGAGGTGCACGAGGCGCCCAGGCTCGCGAAGAACGTCGCCGGTACACTGGCCGTCGGCATGACGGTCACCGTGGAGCCAGGCGTCTACCTCGCCGGCCGCGGTGGCGTGCGCATCGAGGACACGCTGGTCGTGCGGGACGCCGATCCCGAACTCCTCACCCTGAGCAGCAAGGAACTCGTGGTCGTGTAG
- a CDS encoding transcriptional regulator, protein MGDYAKALGAKLRGIRQQQGLSLHGVEQKSGGRWKAVVVGSYERGDRAVTVQKLAELADFYGVPVVELLPEGRVPSGAEPATKIVINLERLQQLPAEKVGPLARYAATIQSQRGDYNGKVLSIRTEDLRSLAIIYDMTPGELTEQLIDWGVLPPEARPAKED, encoded by the coding sequence ATGGGCGATTACGCCAAGGCGCTCGGGGCGAAGCTCCGCGGGATCCGCCAGCAACAGGGCCTGTCCCTGCACGGGGTCGAGCAGAAGTCCGGCGGACGCTGGAAGGCTGTCGTGGTCGGTTCCTACGAGCGCGGCGACCGGGCCGTGACCGTGCAGAAACTGGCCGAGCTCGCCGACTTCTACGGCGTGCCGGTGGTCGAGCTGCTGCCCGAAGGCCGTGTGCCCTCCGGCGCCGAACCCGCCACCAAGATCGTGATCAACCTGGAGCGGCTGCAGCAGCTGCCGGCCGAAAAGGTCGGTCCGCTCGCCCGCTACGCGGCCACCATCCAGAGCCAGCGCGGCGACTACAACGGCAAGGTGCTGTCCATCCGCACCGAGGACCTGCGGTCGCTGGCCATCATCTACGACATGACGCCCGGTGAACTGACCGAGCAGCTCATCGACTGGGGTGTCCTGCCCCCGGAAGCGCGTCCCGCCAAGGAGGACTGA
- the pyrR gene encoding bifunctional pyr operon transcriptional regulator/uracil phosphoribosyltransferase PyrR, with amino-acid sequence MASRPRGAAEPGGERELLSAGDVARTIARMAHQVIEKTALGGGPGAPPVLLGIPTRGTSLATRLAERIGEFSGVEPPTGALDITLYRDDLRRRPTRPLADTTLPDSGIDDRVVILVDDVLFSGRTVRAALDALRDHGRPRAVQLAVLVDRGHREFPIRADYVGKNIPTARAEDVAVLLSEVDGRDAVLLREGEAKA; translated from the coding sequence GTGGCGTCACGCCCTCGTGGCGCGGCGGAGCCAGGTGGCGAGCGCGAGCTGCTCTCCGCCGGCGACGTCGCGCGCACCATCGCCCGGATGGCCCACCAGGTCATCGAGAAGACCGCCCTCGGCGGCGGCCCGGGCGCACCGCCCGTTCTCCTGGGCATCCCGACCCGGGGCACCTCGCTCGCGACCCGGCTGGCCGAGCGCATCGGCGAGTTCTCCGGCGTCGAGCCCCCCACCGGTGCCCTGGACATCACCCTCTACCGCGACGACCTGCGCCGCCGTCCGACGCGGCCGCTCGCGGACACCACCCTGCCCGACAGCGGCATCGACGACCGGGTGGTGATCCTGGTCGACGACGTGCTGTTCTCCGGCCGGACCGTGCGCGCGGCGCTGGACGCCCTGCGTGATCACGGGCGTCCCCGGGCCGTGCAGCTCGCCGTGCTGGTCGACCGCGGGCACCGCGAGTTCCCGATCCGCGCCGACTACGTGGGCAAGAACATCCCGACCGCACGTGCCGAGGACGTCGCCGTGCTGCTGTCCGAAGTAGACGGCCGCGACGCGGTGCTGCTGCGGGAGGGGGAAGCGAAGGCATGA
- a CDS encoding A24 family peptidase — MNWGIVAALGAAGTCAGAATARLLRRAEAPVPVVAVAAGTGAVWLVFAAAGVSRWLPFVLAALAVPLTAADLGHRRLPDVLTLPAYPIVVAVVPNPLQALAGAAVFGGAHVVAHVLAPHAMGAGDVKLAGALGVALASVGWLALPAAAVLAAFVTAVLAVSRHWRDGVPHGPGLLAAATTLVLLRPG, encoded by the coding sequence GTGAACTGGGGAATCGTCGCGGCGCTCGGCGCCGCGGGAACGTGCGCCGGCGCCGCAACGGCCCGCCTGCTCCGCCGGGCGGAGGCGCCGGTGCCGGTCGTCGCCGTCGCGGCCGGCACCGGCGCGGTGTGGCTGGTGTTCGCCGCCGCGGGCGTGAGCCGGTGGCTGCCGTTCGTCCTGGCGGCGCTCGCGGTGCCGTTGACCGCGGCCGACCTGGGCCATCGGCGGCTGCCGGATGTGCTCACCCTGCCGGCGTACCCGATCGTCGTCGCGGTGGTGCCGAACCCGCTCCAGGCGCTGGCCGGGGCCGCGGTCTTCGGCGGCGCGCACGTGGTGGCCCACGTGCTCGCCCCGCACGCGATGGGCGCCGGGGACGTGAAGCTGGCCGGAGCCCTCGGCGTGGCCCTCGCGTCGGTGGGATGGCTCGCCCTGCCTGCGGCCGCCGTGCTGGCCGCGTTCGTCACGGCGGTCCTGGCCGTGAGCCGCCACTGGCGCGATGGCGTCCCGCACGGGCCCGGCCTCCTCGCCGCGGCCACCACGTTGGTGTTGTTGCGTCCGGGATGA
- the nusB gene encoding transcription antitermination factor NusB produces the protein MSDPVSAPRRGGRRALRRRAVEILYEAAQRSLDPVTLLADRVGSTAADPVGDYTITLVEGVTANRERIDELLAEHAHGWTLERMPPVDLAVLRVGVYELLWAADVPDPVAIDEAVGLARELSTDDSPRFVNGVLGRIGTIADRIRAVL, from the coding sequence TTGTCCGACCCGGTATCGGCACCCCGTCGCGGCGGCCGCCGCGCCCTGCGCAGGCGTGCCGTCGAGATCCTGTACGAGGCCGCCCAACGTTCACTCGATCCGGTGACGCTGCTGGCGGACCGGGTGGGGTCCACCGCCGCCGACCCGGTCGGCGATTACACGATCACCCTCGTCGAGGGCGTCACGGCGAACCGTGAGCGCATCGACGAGCTGCTCGCCGAGCACGCGCACGGCTGGACGCTGGAGCGCATGCCCCCGGTCGACCTGGCCGTGCTGCGGGTGGGCGTCTACGAGCTGCTGTGGGCGGCGGACGTGCCGGACCCGGTCGCCATCGACGAGGCGGTGGGCCTGGCCCGGGAGCTGTCCACGGACGACTCGCCGCGGTTCGTCAACGGCGTGCTCGGCCGCATCGGCACGATCGCCGACCGCATCCGCGCGGTGCTGTAG